The following proteins are co-located in the uncultured Acidilobus sp. JCHS genome:
- a CDS encoding Acyl dehydratase, which translates to MSQRTRYTVGLSYRELSAGQRITGHAITVTDAHIAAFAGLSGDFNPLHVDEEYAKGTIFKGRIAHGLLVMSLISGSLGMTFAGTAVAFTEFRARFLKPVRPGDTIRPVAEVIGLTDEPKYNGGRVRLKINVVNQRDEVVAEGEAELIVTS; encoded by the coding sequence ATGAGTCAGCGCACTAGGTACACGGTCGGGCTCTCCTACAGGGAGCTCTCTGCGGGCCAGAGGATCACAGGGCACGCCATAACTGTGACGGACGCCCACATAGCGGCTTTCGCGGGCCTCAGCGGCGACTTCAACCCCCTTCACGTCGACGAGGAGTACGCGAAGGGCACTATATTCAAGGGCAGGATAGCCCACGGCCTGCTGGTAATGTCGTTAATTAGCGGGTCACTTGGCATGACCTTCGCTGGCACGGCCGTGGCTTTCACGGAGTTCAGGGCCAGGTTCCTCAAGCCCGTGAGGCCAGGGGACACCATAAGGCCCGTAGCGGAGGTGATAGGCCTCACAGACGAGCCCAAGTACAACGGCGGGAGGGTCCGGCTGAAGATAAACGTGGTTAACCAGAGGGATGAGGTAGTGGCTGAGGGCGAGGCCGAGCTCATAGTGACTTCCTAG
- a CDS encoding Acetyl-CoA acetyltransferase translates to MIGVSPPSKVAVVGVGITKFGRRLDATHPDLAWEATKRALETAGIWIDDVDAVVYGTMDPFDGVAAPERWDSAAYGAGRGSGKPIIKVTTGGTTGMSIALLAHALVASGKYDVVLATGVQKVSENIEAQQVLNTAVDPLTDRPLGIGAIAVGAMQASAYYFKYNRRIEEYMALVASKNRINALRNPVSHLQIRLTPEEALMSPYLIWPVKLADSCPSSDGAVSVVMVSDRAAKRIGNAHAWVKAVDYIADTYWFGTKSDPADWTNLALLARRIYRKAGVRDPYRFFDVMELYDAFSIQEILEYEALNLAPPGQGTRLLEEGVTEFHGQLPVSPSGGVLSSNPVGVTGLWRFAEAALQVMGRAGEHQVKGVQRALAHAWGGALQFHALAILSSSPE, encoded by the coding sequence GTGATAGGCGTGTCTCCTCCGTCTAAGGTAGCGGTCGTAGGCGTCGGGATCACGAAGTTCGGGCGTAGGCTTGACGCTACTCACCCAGACCTGGCCTGGGAGGCCACGAAGAGAGCCCTTGAAACGGCTGGTATATGGATTGACGACGTGGATGCCGTGGTTTACGGGACCATGGACCCCTTTGACGGGGTCGCGGCGCCGGAGAGGTGGGACAGCGCTGCCTACGGCGCGGGCAGGGGGTCTGGCAAGCCTATAATAAAGGTCACCACTGGCGGCACGACAGGAATGTCAATAGCGCTCCTGGCCCACGCCCTGGTGGCCTCAGGCAAGTATGACGTCGTGCTGGCGACGGGCGTCCAGAAGGTAAGCGAGAACATAGAGGCCCAGCAGGTCCTCAACACGGCCGTCGACCCGCTCACGGACAGGCCCCTGGGGATAGGAGCCATAGCCGTGGGCGCCATGCAGGCCAGCGCTTACTACTTCAAGTACAACAGGAGGATAGAGGAGTACATGGCCTTAGTGGCGTCAAAGAACAGGATCAACGCCCTTAGGAACCCGGTCAGCCACCTGCAGATAAGGCTCACCCCTGAGGAGGCCCTGATGTCACCTTACCTGATATGGCCTGTCAAGCTGGCGGACTCCTGCCCCAGCAGCGACGGCGCTGTCAGCGTCGTTATGGTCTCCGACAGGGCCGCTAAGAGGATAGGTAACGCGCACGCGTGGGTGAAGGCCGTTGATTACATAGCAGACACCTACTGGTTCGGGACCAAGTCAGACCCGGCAGACTGGACGAACCTAGCGTTGCTCGCCAGGAGAATTTATAGGAAGGCCGGCGTCAGGGACCCGTACAGGTTCTTCGACGTCATGGAGCTCTACGATGCGTTCTCTATACAGGAGATCCTGGAGTATGAGGCCCTTAACCTGGCTCCGCCCGGCCAGGGCACCAGGCTTCTGGAGGAGGGAGTCACCGAGTTCCACGGCCAGCTGCCCGTCAGCCCGAGCGGCGGCGTGCTGTCATCGAACCCGGTCGGGGTCACAGGCCTGTGGAGGTTCGCCGAGGCAGCCCTGCAGGTTATGGGGAGGGCCGGCGAGCACCAGGTCAAGGGCGTCCAGCGCGCCCTCGCCCACGCATGGGGAGGGGCCCTGCAGTTCCACGCGCTTGCGATCCTTTCCAGTTCGCCTGAGTAG
- a CDS encoding putative nucleic-acid-binding protein containing a Zn-ribbon, with translation MSVIQPLRPKEVSGLFVFPGKWEIEYEYAAGRVLTEFFKKLKEGKIVGSRCPSCKRVLMPPRAFCERCMVETSELVEVKDEGVLLNFIIVYRKFYGLPDPPYAIGLVKLDGADEPMLHFIGGVDLSTPERALQVLRPGIRVKAVWSETRTGAITDIKYFAPVAGEK, from the coding sequence ATGAGCGTGATACAGCCCTTGAGGCCTAAGGAGGTCTCGGGTCTTTTTGTCTTCCCAGGTAAGTGGGAGATAGAGTACGAGTACGCCGCAGGCAGAGTGCTAACTGAGTTCTTCAAGAAGCTCAAGGAGGGCAAGATAGTGGGCTCCAGGTGTCCCTCGTGCAAGAGGGTGCTGATGCCCCCGCGGGCCTTCTGCGAGAGGTGCATGGTCGAGACGAGCGAGCTAGTTGAGGTCAAGGACGAGGGGGTCCTGCTGAACTTCATAATAGTCTACAGGAAGTTCTACGGCCTTCCGGACCCGCCGTACGCGATTGGCCTAGTAAAGCTCGACGGGGCTGACGAGCCGATGTTGCACTTCATAGGAGGGGTTGACCTCTCAACGCCTGAGCGCGCCCTGCAGGTCCTGAGGCCGGGCATAAGGGTTAAGGCTGTGTGGTCGGAGACGAGGACGGGGGCGATCACTGACATCAAGTACTTCGCGCCCGTGGCCGGTGAAAAGTGA
- a CDS encoding SpoVT / AbrB like domain: MIIPKEWTAKNGLAAGDVVTLRFINDKLLITPEKGPPEASGGTLEIRYPSLAGRGLDVSSVILCGIIKGLDSMTFREADRSVEAALRPYGDLLEVSSEDDNVVVKFMVGEATYDDYALLKRMLSVIVRLLDHIASLLEGEGQEDLVNTVSVELKKYGYALARRILSGQSAVDSDVVVKFSAGVVLGLIGELLLSEAIHLRERGVDLVSSRPLIPLVTSLKETLQEAIGGLVYRSPTRSMKAREAVRRLKRSLRVTKSYSSLPNEGLTRLIDTLDNVARLINKIVEMDLCNVLESLTQPLGA; the protein is encoded by the coding sequence GTGATCATACCGAAGGAGTGGACAGCTAAGAACGGTCTTGCAGCAGGCGACGTTGTCACGCTGAGGTTCATCAATGACAAGCTGTTGATCACGCCCGAGAAGGGGCCTCCAGAGGCCAGTGGAGGGACCCTTGAGATCCGATATCCGTCGCTTGCCGGAAGAGGCCTTGACGTGAGCTCAGTCATATTGTGCGGGATAATAAAGGGGCTTGACAGCATGACCTTTAGGGAGGCCGACAGGTCCGTCGAGGCAGCTCTGAGGCCATACGGCGACCTCCTAGAGGTCTCCTCCGAGGACGATAACGTTGTAGTCAAGTTCATGGTGGGCGAGGCCACCTATGACGACTACGCGCTCCTGAAGAGGATGCTGAGCGTGATCGTGAGGCTGCTGGACCACATAGCGTCCCTGCTAGAGGGAGAAGGCCAGGAGGACCTAGTTAACACCGTTTCAGTTGAGCTGAAGAAGTACGGCTACGCCCTGGCGAGGAGAATTCTCTCTGGCCAGTCAGCCGTGGACTCGGACGTCGTAGTCAAATTCTCCGCAGGCGTCGTCCTGGGTCTCATAGGCGAGCTGCTGCTCAGTGAAGCAATTCACCTAAGGGAGAGAGGGGTTGACCTAGTGAGCTCTAGGCCCCTTATCCCTCTCGTCACGAGCCTGAAGGAGACCCTCCAGGAGGCAATAGGGGGCCTGGTCTACAGGAGCCCCACGCGCAGTATGAAGGCCAGGGAGGCCGTCAGGAGACTGAAGAGGTCCCTGAGGGTCACCAAGTCCTACTCGTCTTTGCCAAACGAGGGCCTTACGAGGCTTATAGATACTCTTGACAACGTAGCCAGGCTCATCAACAAAATAGTGGAGATGGACCTTTGTAACGTCCTGGAGTCCCTGACCCAGCCCCTTGGGGCCTAG
- a CDS encoding Acyl-CoA synthetases (AMP-forming)/AMP-acid ligases II: protein MVRSPEKEIVYRDVRRYNYVTFYERVRRLASGLMSLGLRDGSKVGVIDWNTNHFLELMFAVPLSGSILHTINLRLAPQEILYTINYVRDDAFVIRDEFVPLAEKLAPAMPFVKQWIVTSDDGSLPSTTLRPVAHIEDVIKGGDPNFEFPRLSENATAAVYFTSGTTGLPKAVYFSHRQITLQSIINGLVVTAYPSPVRVSSADVIMHIPPFFHGLGWMMPYLATLLGMKQVLPGRPDAKVMLELIKREKVTFGAGVPIFLRMLIEHPEAENYRDALSNFKYLLDGEHPPRSLFYEAKKFGVQFIEAFGMSEGVGYTFAVPKEYMLDWPWEKLLDYINTAGLPGPFVQVKIVDESGKPVPKDFKTMGKVLVKSPGLTEGYWKDPERTEASWTDDGWFITGDIGVWNEEGYILIVDREKDVIKSGGEWISSVRLEDMIASHPAVARAAVVGVRSRKWSERPVALIVLKPEYKGRVREEDIREYLLKEFVETGKIPKWWLPDKIMFVDDLPLTSVGKINKRALREQLKELELP from the coding sequence TTGGTCAGGTCCCCTGAGAAGGAGATAGTCTACCGTGACGTCAGGAGGTACAACTACGTCACCTTTTACGAGAGGGTCAGGAGGCTGGCCAGCGGCCTGATGAGCCTTGGCCTTAGGGATGGCTCAAAGGTAGGGGTCATAGACTGGAACACCAACCACTTCCTCGAGCTGATGTTCGCTGTCCCGCTCTCGGGCAGCATACTTCACACAATCAACCTGAGGTTGGCGCCCCAGGAGATCCTTTACACCATAAACTACGTCAGGGACGACGCGTTCGTGATAAGGGACGAGTTCGTGCCCCTGGCGGAGAAGCTGGCGCCGGCGATGCCATTCGTCAAGCAGTGGATAGTGACAAGTGACGACGGTTCCCTGCCCTCGACGACCCTCAGGCCAGTGGCTCACATAGAGGACGTGATAAAGGGCGGTGATCCTAACTTTGAGTTCCCAAGGCTCTCGGAGAACGCCACGGCCGCTGTCTACTTCACGTCAGGGACCACGGGACTCCCTAAGGCCGTTTACTTCTCCCACAGGCAGATAACGCTTCAGTCCATAATAAACGGGCTAGTGGTCACTGCCTACCCCTCCCCGGTCCGCGTCTCTTCAGCCGACGTAATTATGCACATACCCCCCTTCTTCCACGGCCTGGGCTGGATGATGCCATACCTCGCGACGCTGCTCGGCATGAAGCAGGTGTTGCCTGGCAGGCCTGACGCCAAGGTCATGCTTGAGCTCATAAAGAGGGAGAAGGTAACGTTCGGCGCCGGGGTGCCCATCTTCCTGAGGATGCTTATTGAGCACCCGGAGGCCGAGAACTACAGGGACGCCCTTAGTAACTTCAAGTACCTGTTAGATGGGGAGCACCCGCCGAGGTCGCTGTTCTACGAGGCCAAGAAGTTCGGCGTCCAGTTCATAGAGGCCTTCGGGATGAGCGAGGGCGTCGGCTACACCTTCGCTGTTCCCAAGGAATACATGCTTGACTGGCCCTGGGAGAAGCTCCTTGACTACATTAACACGGCGGGCCTCCCTGGGCCTTTCGTCCAGGTCAAGATAGTTGACGAGAGCGGCAAGCCTGTGCCTAAAGACTTCAAGACCATGGGGAAGGTGCTGGTCAAGAGCCCAGGCCTCACCGAGGGCTACTGGAAGGACCCCGAGAGGACGGAGGCCTCGTGGACTGACGACGGGTGGTTCATAACGGGCGACATAGGCGTGTGGAACGAGGAGGGCTACATACTAATAGTTGATAGAGAGAAGGACGTGATAAAGAGCGGCGGCGAGTGGATAAGCTCGGTCAGGCTCGAGGACATGATAGCGTCTCACCCGGCGGTCGCCAGGGCGGCGGTGGTAGGCGTCAGGAGCAGGAAGTGGAGCGAGAGGCCCGTGGCGCTGATAGTGCTGAAGCCTGAGTACAAGGGGAGGGTGAGGGAGGAGGACATAAGGGAGTACCTGCTCAAGGAGTTCGTGGAGACCGGGAAGATCCCCAAGTGGTGGCTGCCTGACAAAATAATGTTCGTTGATGACTTACCGCTCACGAGCGTTGGGAAGATAAACAAGAGGGCGCTGCGCGAGCAGCTCAAGGAGCTTGAGCTGCCTTAA
- a CDS encoding Acetyl-CoA acetyltransferase has translation MGRTMILGGCVTEMRDPEPKNEAFYMLPFRAAKCVLDSYSLDPGDIDFVVSTGYDIVDGRMISNMYSGMASGGFLKYESRIADDGTLALAYADALIRSYEGELGLVVGYAAREVDLSLASLQTLDPFVYRPVGINYIVQFAMQASAYLNQFRLLSKWDELASTIVVGDRRAASLNPRAHLKGGLTREELAREDYIVWPLRKSMVSPMTRGAVALLVGDESAARQLMLDTGVEVKSIRWFTDSYYFGFNKQLTMILPLARAAREAYVEANVSNPLKEIDFYEVSDVTPAHYMMELEALGLSKIGGSSRLVESGEVGPDSPIIVNRSGGSLSTDPYPAGGLLKVYEAYLQLTGKAGPVQIKGSLRRGLVHGYSYISGFMGQTHSVVILEGG, from the coding sequence TTGGGCAGGACCATGATACTTGGCGGGTGCGTGACTGAGATGAGGGATCCTGAGCCTAAGAATGAGGCCTTCTACATGCTCCCCTTCAGGGCCGCCAAGTGCGTCCTCGACAGCTACTCCTTAGACCCAGGCGACATAGACTTCGTCGTGAGCACAGGCTACGACATAGTTGACGGAAGGATGATATCAAATATGTACTCAGGCATGGCCTCAGGCGGCTTCCTGAAGTACGAGTCCCGTATAGCGGACGACGGGACTTTGGCGTTGGCCTACGCCGACGCGCTTATAAGGTCATACGAGGGCGAGCTCGGGCTTGTCGTAGGCTATGCAGCGCGGGAGGTGGACCTCTCCCTGGCCTCTCTGCAGACCCTCGACCCCTTCGTCTACAGGCCCGTGGGGATCAACTACATAGTCCAGTTCGCCATGCAGGCCTCGGCATACCTGAACCAGTTCAGGCTGCTGAGCAAGTGGGACGAGCTGGCCTCCACCATAGTTGTCGGCGATAGGAGGGCCGCCTCCCTTAACCCCAGGGCCCACCTGAAGGGAGGCCTAACTAGGGAGGAGCTAGCGCGCGAGGACTACATAGTGTGGCCGCTGAGGAAGAGCATGGTGTCACCTATGACAAGGGGCGCTGTGGCGCTCCTGGTGGGGGACGAGAGCGCTGCCAGGCAGCTCATGTTGGACACAGGCGTGGAGGTCAAGTCGATAAGGTGGTTCACGGACTCCTACTACTTTGGGTTCAACAAGCAGCTGACGATGATCCTGCCCCTCGCCAGGGCCGCAAGGGAGGCCTACGTGGAGGCCAACGTCTCTAACCCACTAAAGGAGATAGACTTCTACGAGGTCTCTGACGTGACCCCCGCCCACTACATGATGGAGCTCGAAGCCCTGGGCCTGTCAAAGATAGGGGGCTCCTCAAGGCTTGTCGAGTCAGGCGAGGTTGGGCCCGACTCACCCATTATAGTTAATAGGAGCGGGGGGTCGCTGTCAACAGACCCGTACCCGGCTGGCGGGCTGCTCAAGGTCTATGAAGCCTACCTGCAGCTGACAGGCAAGGCGGGGCCCGTACAGATCAAGGGGTCCCTCAGGAGGGGCCTGGTCCACGGCTACTCCTACATCTCAGGCTTCATGGGCCAGACCCACTCCGTCGTCATACTTGAAGGGGGGTGA